The following proteins come from a genomic window of Dreissena polymorpha isolate Duluth1 chromosome 1, UMN_Dpol_1.0, whole genome shotgun sequence:
- the LOC127837730 gene encoding uncharacterized protein LOC127837730: MAAADVKPQEIYMENVKLKEDNEKLKRFKEEVVYHLGKVDHIPNTDVVDADKSYSNLHLSRSLDDRWGTTDDLVTNTNTQHKSGCKEAVVKALWKLLPIAVMVVLVVVLYVVTDTRNQSTLQSLTSAISTKHGQSGVMLPFAAKQVGNNDGNTVQDTVLKYYLNKGLERDEGTTTFFITSRHEMPTTSPSPTSRQAPTTVIGLTTTSP; encoded by the exons ATGGCTGCGGCCGATGTAAAGCCACAAGAGATCTATATGGAGAACGTTAAACTTAAGGAAGATAATGAAAAACTCAAACGTTTTAAAGAAGAAGTGGTCTATCACCTTGGTAAAGTCGACCACATTCCAAACACGGATGTGGTGGATGCAGACAAAAGCTATTCTAATCTTCACTTGTCCCGCAGTCTGGACGACCGTTGGGGCACCACAGATGATCTGGTAACCAATACTAATACGCAGCACAAAAGTGGATGCAAGGAAGCA GTGGTCAAGGCGCTGTGGAAACTGCTGCCGATTGCTGTTATGGTTGTCTTAGTGGTAGTATTGTATGTTGTGACGGACACACGAAATCAAAG taCCCTTCAGTCTCTAACGTCCGCTATCTCCACCAAGCATGGACAATCTGGGGTCATGTTGCCGTTTGCCGCCAAACAGGTTGGAAACAATGATGGAAACACAGTTCAAGATACTGTGCTGAAGTATTACTTGAATAAAG GCCTGGAAAGAGATGAGGGGACAACAACCTTTTTCATTACGAGCCGTCATGAAATGCCTACAACATCACCATCGCCTACAAGCAGGCAAGCACCGACTACAGTCATTGGGCTAACTACAACATCACCATAA